The following are encoded together in the Iodobacter fluviatilis genome:
- a CDS encoding glycoside hydrolase — protein MRYFILPLLALSPLAQALTLASSDWTIDIDPTTLAATAKLADGSPLTLSIPSKAVSVTELKQTAAQASWLWGNRVKVETQLNGAVLSVKFSHTESGQISWPLIPSGAKGLLLPLFEGSYIPTQDAAWRKALGQEYSGINTTEGLSLPVLGLDYGQHIVSVLFANPFNNELSFAPDAKGIAISAKHEFSRLDFQRPYEVQIALNGKDWLSPAKRYRAWAIANGKFTSLKEKLAAAKEGEKLLGASHVYVWGQRLLSTADVTDWNQLAKAIIATDLKLDSTGHKALLAKDLKQNHYEQGVLLNSLDEALKQQIPGHDAAQFSTRKSWLSQHLSKALTNPKQWGEGASTKMITALEKAGLPKLWIGLPDWEAGYANPEAVAAARLAGYLVGPYDSYDTALPDGNNNPSWRSAQLGQDAFLRCGIMLKNGKRKTGFQGEGVYVNQDCVRPLLEKRVPKIQAASPYNSWFLDVAATGMIFDDYDPAKPTSEAQDAKNREDGMAWIAKKLGIIVGSEDGHAVANSQVAFAHGTQTRGFGWTDADMRKNTASPYYLGRWWPSQQPEYFFKTVSIKPEYQSLFFDPAKRVPLFQAAFHDSVITTHHWTLDSLKFKQSRASTELMQQLYNVPPLLNLSLETNAKRLPYLKQLDAFFRPMHQRLAYQAMTGFSWKNSAGSVQETIFSDGTRLIANFGSDIFKEGEHTIAALSVLAIMPDGKTLVFQSPKWP, from the coding sequence ATGCGCTACTTTATTCTTCCACTGCTGGCACTTAGCCCGCTGGCTCAAGCCCTTACCCTAGCCAGCAGCGACTGGACAATCGATATCGATCCAACCACGTTGGCAGCAACCGCAAAGCTGGCTGATGGCTCGCCGCTCACGCTTTCAATACCAAGCAAGGCCGTCAGCGTTACCGAGCTTAAGCAAACAGCAGCACAAGCCAGCTGGTTATGGGGCAATAGGGTAAAAGTAGAAACTCAGCTTAATGGCGCGGTGCTTTCCGTTAAATTTAGCCACACAGAAAGCGGCCAAATCAGTTGGCCTTTGATCCCTTCTGGGGCTAAAGGCTTGCTACTGCCTCTATTTGAAGGCAGTTATATTCCTACGCAAGATGCGGCTTGGCGCAAGGCATTAGGCCAAGAATACTCAGGAATCAACACCACAGAAGGCTTAAGCCTGCCGGTTTTAGGCTTGGATTACGGTCAGCATATCGTGTCTGTTTTATTTGCTAACCCATTTAATAATGAGCTGAGTTTTGCCCCCGATGCCAAAGGGATAGCCATCTCCGCTAAACATGAATTTAGTCGCTTAGATTTTCAGCGCCCATACGAAGTGCAAATTGCTTTAAATGGTAAAGACTGGTTATCTCCAGCCAAACGCTACCGTGCATGGGCCATAGCCAACGGTAAGTTTACTTCATTAAAAGAAAAACTAGCCGCAGCAAAAGAGGGTGAAAAGCTGCTTGGGGCCAGCCATGTTTATGTATGGGGCCAGCGTTTGCTGAGCACGGCAGATGTAACAGATTGGAATCAGCTCGCAAAAGCCATCATCGCTACAGATTTAAAACTAGACAGCACGGGCCACAAAGCGCTACTGGCTAAAGATTTAAAACAAAACCACTACGAGCAGGGAGTGCTGCTCAATAGCCTAGATGAAGCGCTTAAACAGCAAATCCCTGGCCACGATGCAGCGCAATTTAGTACGCGTAAAAGCTGGCTAAGCCAGCATCTAAGCAAGGCGCTGACCAATCCTAAGCAGTGGGGCGAAGGCGCTTCTACAAAAATGATCACAGCCTTAGAAAAAGCTGGGCTGCCCAAACTATGGATAGGCCTGCCCGATTGGGAAGCAGGCTACGCCAACCCAGAGGCGGTTGCAGCGGCGCGTCTGGCGGGCTATTTAGTTGGCCCTTATGATTCTTACGATACTGCCCTGCCCGATGGCAATAACAACCCAAGCTGGCGCTCAGCCCAACTTGGCCAAGACGCGTTTTTACGCTGCGGCATTATGCTAAAAAACGGTAAGCGTAAAACGGGCTTTCAAGGCGAAGGCGTGTATGTAAATCAAGATTGCGTTCGCCCGCTACTAGAAAAACGTGTGCCAAAAATCCAAGCCGCCAGCCCTTATAACAGCTGGTTTTTAGACGTAGCCGCCACCGGCATGATTTTTGACGACTACGACCCAGCCAAGCCCACTTCAGAAGCACAAGACGCCAAAAACCGTGAAGACGGTATGGCATGGATAGCAAAAAAGCTGGGCATCATCGTGGGCTCTGAAGACGGCCACGCCGTTGCCAATAGCCAAGTGGCTTTTGCCCACGGTACACAAACACGCGGCTTTGGCTGGACCGATGCCGATATGCGTAAAAACACGGCTTCACCTTATTACCTAGGCCGCTGGTGGCCCAGCCAACAACCGGAGTATTTCTTTAAAACAGTCTCTATTAAGCCAGAATACCAATCACTATTTTTTGACCCAGCTAAACGCGTGCCCTTATTCCAAGCCGCGTTTCACGACAGCGTGATTACCACTCATCATTGGACGCTCGACAGCTTAAAGTTCAAACAAAGCCGTGCCAGTACCGAGTTAATGCAGCAGCTTTACAATGTGCCGCCACTGCTTAATCTAAGCTTGGAAACCAACGCCAAACGCCTACCCTATCTCAAACAGCTAGACGCCTTCTTCCGCCCAATGCATCAGCGGCTGGCCTATCAGGCCATGACCGGCTTTAGCTGGAAAAACAGCGCTGGCAGCGTGCAAGAAACGATATTTAGCGACGGCACCCGCCTGATTGCTAACTTTGGCAGTGACATATTTAAAGAAGGCGAGCACACCATTGCCGCACTAAGCGTGCTGGCAATCATGCCCGATGGCAAAACGCTGGTTTTTCAATCACCTAAGTGGCCATAA
- a CDS encoding cysteine hydrolase family protein, protein MPNTALIVIDVQQSFLQRPFWVEDDVPEFQQNISQLIEACVAKNVPIVRIFHVAGGPFALESGLVTPLDWLPPQHDVVFHKHVHNAFSDTGLDYWLRKRKITKLLITGIRTEQCCETTARVGSDIGYEVDFISDATLTFAMSHPQTGRTLSAAEIKERTEVVLAGRFANIVSSKACINSL, encoded by the coding sequence ATGCCAAATACAGCGCTGATCGTGATCGACGTGCAACAATCCTTCCTGCAACGCCCATTCTGGGTAGAAGACGATGTACCAGAGTTTCAGCAAAACATCAGCCAACTGATCGAAGCCTGCGTGGCAAAAAATGTCCCTATCGTGCGTATTTTTCATGTTGCAGGAGGCCCGTTTGCCCTTGAATCGGGCTTGGTTACCCCACTAGACTGGCTGCCACCGCAGCACGATGTGGTATTTCATAAGCATGTACACAACGCCTTTAGCGATACTGGCTTAGATTACTGGCTGCGTAAACGTAAGATCACTAAGCTGCTCATTACTGGCATCCGCACCGAGCAATGCTGCGAAACCACCGCCAGAGTAGGCAGTGATATAGGTTATGAAGTCGATTTTATCTCAGACGCAACGCTCACCTTTGCCATGAGCCACCCGCAAACCGGCCGTACCCTCAGCGCCGCAGAGATCAAAGAAAGAACCGAAGTGGTACTGGCTGGGCGCTTTGCCAATATTGTCAGTAGCAAAGCTTGCATCAATTCACTATAA